CCGTCTTGGGCATGTGATAAGAAGCTTTGAAAGTTTGGCTCAAGGAGTGATCCACCACTTAGGGTTCCGAGACCTGCATCATGAGTTTGTTTCAGTAAATGCCAATATTAGGTTTATTTAGACTCAAAGCATTCAACTCAAGacctcaaaagaaaaaataggacaagataatattttatctaaaatgATGCAGTGACAAAATTTGAATACATTTAAAATGTAAGCATGGTAAACCTTTAACAACACCAAAAGCTGCTGCAACCCCTGTTTTAAGTTGAACATCATCCAAGTTTCTCCTTATAGTGTAACGAAAAGTCACTCCAAACAATGCACAACTAATGAAGTTGATTGTCAAAGGAAGAAGCAGCTGAGTTGTGTCGGTGACTTGAGTGAAACATATGGGGAGACCTGAAACGGTACCAACAAGGGCAGAAATTGATGCTGCTTTTATTGACTCCCATCTCTCTTCATCTCGATCAGTTTCTTCACTTTTCATCCCCATGGATGTACCGCCACCTTCAGGGCCTCCCATATTTACCAACAGAGACTGCTCTGCTTTCTCCACCATGGCTTTTGCCTCTGATATGTCTCTTTGACATTCTTCAATCTTAAACTCACTCAATTTTTGTGAGTAACGACTCAAGTAAGAATCAAGTAATTAAAGAAATCAAGTCAAAAACATCTCATAAACTACGTAATACTAATACTTTTTAATCACAAGTAAATAGTACTTTTGCTATAAAATAACTCATTGATAAGTACCAATGTCAGTTATCGaagaattattaaataaattgtgaGGCAAAATATTTCTGTAAAGTATACATAGGCTGgctaaaataagataaaaatgtatgaaaatgACTTTTTACAGGAGTCATTTCTCACTCATCATGAACGTTATGAGCTCCTAGCTACGCCTTTCAATCTAATCAATACTTCCACACCTTCCAATGCActgtaaattatttttgtagtcATTCTTGAGAAAATTCATTTATGTTGGTTCCTTTTTTGGAAAAACAtctattgataattttataactaCACTAAATGAACTTTAAAGTACTATGTTCATTggtaaaagtaattaatttttattataattagttcCAGTAGAGATAGTAACATTTGTTCTAAGCTGAAAGATGAAATATCTACAGAGAGGAGATGTAGATAAACGCAATCCTGGTTTCAACCACAAGAATTAggacatatttttaatattaaattggtCATGAGTCTACAGATATCAGTAAAATCCAGAGATTAATCTTATCTTGTAGTCTGAGGTTTTGATATCTAAGGAAGAAAAGCTCAACCATTACCTCGAGAACTTCGCCTTCCAGCTGGTTGACGTAATCCTTCAGCTGCTTGACAGCTAATTCTTGTTTTTGGATCAATTCAAGTTCTCTCTTAGCCATCTCAACCCGCTGCGACGCCTTCTCTAAACCATCTAGCAAaatcttgttctcttctctgcTCAATAGTTCTTGAACTTGCTTGTCAACCAACCCATACAGTGGGTCCTTCACATCGTCACTTCCCTTTTCATCTGAGCTCCGGCAGAAGCATTTGAACGATGGAACTGATCTAAAAGACTTGATGAA
This DNA window, taken from Vigna radiata var. radiata cultivar VC1973A chromosome 5, Vradiata_ver6, whole genome shotgun sequence, encodes the following:
- the LOC106760172 gene encoding uncharacterized protein LOC106760172 isoform X2; translated protein: MPNLFRFSSTFSFPDITGGRCCGTGSRTPRCQILHPSSQSPHNGQGYRSIDNKRSCNSLTNAMNPCTNIVNSVQVPFPLFIKSFRSVPSFKCFCRSSDEKGSDDVKDPLYGLVDKQVQELLSREENKILLDGLEKASQRVEMAKRELELIQKQELAVKQLKDYVNQLEGEVLEIEECQRDISEAKAMVEKAEQSLLVNMGGPEGGGTSMGMKSEETDRDEERWESIKAASISALVGTVSGLPICFTQVTDTTQLLLPLTINFISCALFGVTFRYTIRRNLDDVQLKTGVAAAFGVVKGLGTLSGGSLLEPNFQSFLSHAQDGTIYVQWHQEKQV
- the LOC106760172 gene encoding uncharacterized protein LOC106760172 isoform X1, with the translated sequence MPNLFRFSSTFSFPDITGGRCCGTGSRTPRCQILHPSSQSPHNGQGYRSIDNKRSCNSLTNAMNPCTNIVNSVQVPFPLFIKSFRSVPSFKCFCRSSDEKGSDDVKDPLYGLVDKQVQELLSREENKILLDGLEKASQRVEMAKRELELIQKQELAVKQLKDYVNQLEGEVLEIEECQRDISEAKAMVEKAEQSLLVNMGGPEGGGTSMGMKSEETDRDEERWESIKAASISALVGTVSGLPICFTQVTDTTQLLLPLTINFISCALFGVTFRYTIRRNLDDVQLKTGVAAAFGVVKGLGTLSGGSLLEPNFQSFLSHAQDGTIYVSENLLIFVSVAVALDYCLKTGLLNAFPID